The following are encoded together in the Proteiniphilum saccharofermentans genome:
- a CDS encoding Cof-type HAD-IIB family hydrolase yields MKYKLLVLDVDGTLVNSKKELSVQTLTTLLKIQHAGIRIVLASGRSPYGLRHLVEKLEMKKWGGYILPYNGTQIVDAGSGEVLFEKRIDPAMLPYLEKKAQKNGFAIFTYHQNQLITTDPENKHIQDEAALNGMEIIAVENLSEAVDFSPSKCVLVSDNETALVALKDQWRKRLAGVLDVYRSESFFLEVVPKFVDKGNTLGVLIEKLKISTEEVMAIGDGRRDFSMLQLAGLGIAMGNAQDSIKACADYITESNDNDGVAIAVQKFIIAAVRPADIPPDKLNAGNRNTLMGNLGIQYTYASSGRIEAVMPVDERTRQPFGVLHGGATLALAETVAGMGSMLICEPDEIIAGMQVSGNHISSAHEGDTVRAVGTIIHKGRSSHVWNVDVFTSTDKLISSIRVVNSVLKKR; encoded by the coding sequence ATGAAATACAAACTATTGGTTCTTGATGTGGACGGCACATTAGTGAACAGCAAAAAAGAATTATCCGTACAGACTTTGACCACCCTGTTGAAAATACAACATGCGGGGATCCGCATTGTATTGGCTTCGGGGCGATCTCCATACGGACTACGACATCTGGTTGAAAAACTGGAAATGAAAAAATGGGGTGGCTATATCCTTCCTTACAACGGGACTCAAATTGTGGATGCAGGGAGCGGTGAGGTGCTATTCGAAAAGCGGATAGATCCGGCAATGCTGCCCTATCTCGAGAAGAAGGCACAGAAGAATGGTTTCGCTATTTTCACCTATCACCAAAATCAACTTATCACTACGGATCCGGAAAACAAACATATCCAGGATGAGGCGGCGCTCAACGGTATGGAGATCATAGCAGTAGAAAACCTTTCTGAAGCGGTGGATTTTTCGCCCTCTAAATGTGTACTGGTCAGCGATAACGAGACAGCATTGGTAGCTTTGAAAGATCAATGGAGGAAACGCCTGGCCGGCGTCCTGGACGTATACCGCTCTGAATCATTCTTCCTTGAAGTCGTGCCCAAATTTGTCGATAAGGGAAATACATTGGGTGTCCTGATTGAAAAGTTAAAGATTAGTACTGAAGAGGTAATGGCAATCGGTGATGGACGGAGGGATTTCTCGATGCTCCAACTCGCCGGTTTAGGTATTGCTATGGGAAATGCGCAGGACTCGATCAAGGCATGTGCCGATTATATCACCGAAAGTAATGATAATGACGGAGTCGCTATTGCAGTCCAGAAATTTATCATTGCCGCAGTCCGTCCAGCAGATATTCCACCGGACAAATTGAATGCCGGCAACCGTAATACACTGATGGGTAATCTGGGCATTCAATATACCTATGCTTCGTCAGGCCGGATTGAGGCGGTAATGCCCGTAGATGAACGTACCCGGCAACCCTTTGGAGTACTGCATGGCGGCGCCACATTAGCGCTCGCCGAAACAGTGGCCGGAATGGGATCGATGCTAATTTGCGAACCGGATGAGATTATTGCCGGGATGCAGGTTAGCGGTAACCATATATCTTCGGCCCACGAAGGTGATACGGTACGTGCTGTGGGAACAATTATCCACAAAGGGCGTTCATCTCATGTATGGAATGTAGATGTCTTCACTTCGACCGACAAACTAATCTCTTCCATCAGAGTGGTCAACAGTGTATTAAAAAAGAGATGA
- the queG gene encoding tRNA epoxyqueuosine(34) reductase QueG, producing the protein MTFSEEIKQYALSLGFDACGICRATDSGEEERYMQWLAENGNAGMEYMSRNIDKRLDPRLLVDGAKSIISVALNYYPHERLAEEVPQFAYYAYGKDYHDVVREKLSRLFEFIKSRYPEVTGRYFSDSAPVLERFWAAQAGLGFVGKNTLLIIPRKGSYFFLGELIVDMELDYDSPISINCGKCRRCLDACPTGAIERPHYLNANKCISYQTIENKGEISSGIAPLLSNNVYGCDICQKVCPWNRYSRPHSTPEFMPLDEFLSLDLKKLIEMDEEDYRRIFRKSAVKRAKFSGLKRNVAAISKTPDK; encoded by the coding sequence ATGACATTTTCCGAAGAGATCAAACAATATGCGTTATCGCTTGGCTTCGATGCCTGTGGTATCTGCCGCGCTACCGATAGCGGGGAGGAGGAACGGTATATGCAGTGGCTGGCTGAGAACGGCAATGCGGGTATGGAGTACATGTCCCGTAATATCGACAAAAGGCTTGATCCCAGATTGTTGGTGGACGGTGCCAAATCCATCATTTCGGTAGCATTGAACTACTATCCGCACGAGAGATTAGCCGAAGAGGTACCGCAGTTTGCCTATTACGCTTATGGCAAAGACTATCATGATGTGGTACGCGAGAAATTGAGCCGTTTGTTCGAATTTATAAAATCCCGGTATCCGGAGGTTACAGGGCGCTATTTCTCTGATTCGGCTCCGGTACTGGAACGTTTCTGGGCGGCACAGGCAGGATTGGGATTCGTTGGGAAAAATACATTGCTGATCATTCCCCGCAAAGGTTCTTATTTTTTCCTGGGCGAACTCATCGTGGATATGGAGTTGGATTATGACTCTCCAATTTCCATAAACTGTGGAAAATGCCGCCGCTGTCTCGATGCTTGTCCTACAGGTGCCATAGAGAGACCTCATTATCTCAATGCGAATAAGTGTATCTCCTATCAAACCATTGAGAATAAGGGGGAGATATCTTCCGGCATAGCTCCTTTGTTGAGCAATAATGTGTACGGTTGTGATATTTGCCAGAAAGTGTGTCCCTGGAATCGTTACTCCAGGCCGCATAGTACTCCCGAATTCATGCCGTTGGATGAATTTTTGTCACTCGACCTGAAAAAACTGATCGAAATGGATGAAGAGGATTATCGGCGGATATTTCGTAAATCGGCCGTGAAAAGGGCCAAATTCTCCGGATTAAAACGGAATGTGGCTGCAATTTCCAAAACTCCCGATAAATAG
- the menD gene encoding 2-succinyl-5-enolpyruvyl-6-hydroxy-3-cyclohexene-1-carboxylic-acid synthase, translating to MYSEKKNVLQLVALLKAHDITHIVLSPGSRNSPLTHSFATDRDFTCYSVVDERSAGFFTLGIIQAIGKPAAVCCTSGTATLNLGPAVAEAFYQQLPLLVITADRPAAWIGQMDGQTIPQSGLFRDLTRRSVQLPQIADEEEEWYCNRLINEAILSLDNEVKGPSHINIPLGEPLFGFNTPTLPLVRVIRQSAPGYMIHKEDRYRERFGSYSKRMVIVGQLLPGNGLTEILEKLRKEWDVVVLAEQLSNIPVKETSVFDTVLYAASEKELEELTPDLVITLGGHIVSKRLKQFIRSARIREHWHISPSGEVTDTFQRVTDIVRSDNETFLLYLTERLPCLEEKEFSRVREFDETKDFREIKNSKEARGFRDLWERACASVSEPDVAFSDLYAAGALMHALPKNSSLQLGNSNSVRLAQLFDIPSSVRMFCNRGTNGIEGSLSTAVGYASSSGKLTFLLIGDLSFFYDMNGLWNNYSTRNLRILLNNNGGGEIFGMLPGLNKSEVLHEYIAAAHTTEAKAWAEQQGFLYLSAHNAGELEQQLPLFTDTDSEKPVLLEVFTSMEKNAEQIRLYYHKQKRRFKLDD from the coding sequence ATGTATTCCGAAAAAAAAAATGTTTTACAATTGGTAGCGCTGCTCAAAGCGCATGATATTACCCATATCGTGCTGTCTCCCGGCTCACGGAATTCACCGCTTACCCATTCTTTTGCGACAGACAGGGATTTCACCTGTTACAGTGTTGTAGACGAAAGGAGCGCCGGTTTTTTTACCTTGGGCATCATACAGGCTATCGGGAAACCGGCAGCTGTCTGCTGTACATCGGGAACGGCAACACTGAACCTCGGCCCGGCTGTGGCTGAAGCCTTTTATCAGCAGTTACCCCTGTTAGTGATCACTGCGGATCGCCCTGCCGCATGGATCGGGCAGATGGACGGGCAAACCATTCCGCAGAGCGGCCTGTTCAGAGATCTCACCCGCCGGTCGGTTCAACTCCCCCAAATAGCAGATGAGGAGGAAGAATGGTATTGCAACCGGTTGATCAATGAGGCTATACTCAGCCTGGATAACGAGGTAAAAGGTCCCTCACATATAAATATCCCTTTAGGTGAACCTCTGTTTGGCTTCAATACACCAACCCTCCCTCTTGTCCGTGTGATCCGGCAATCTGCACCCGGATACATGATCCATAAGGAAGATAGATATAGAGAACGATTCGGCAGTTATTCCAAACGGATGGTCATTGTCGGACAATTGCTGCCGGGCAATGGCTTAACCGAAATATTGGAAAAACTCCGTAAGGAATGGGACGTTGTAGTGCTGGCGGAGCAGTTATCCAATATCCCCGTAAAAGAGACTTCAGTTTTTGACACGGTACTTTATGCGGCATCGGAAAAAGAATTAGAAGAGTTAACACCTGATCTGGTCATCACATTAGGTGGACATATCGTTTCCAAGCGGCTGAAACAGTTCATCCGCTCAGCCCGTATCCGCGAACATTGGCATATTTCTCCCTCCGGCGAGGTCACAGATACATTTCAGCGGGTTACTGATATTGTAAGGAGCGATAATGAAACATTTCTGCTCTATCTGACAGAGAGACTGCCCTGTTTGGAGGAAAAAGAATTTAGCAGGGTAAGAGAGTTCGATGAGACAAAAGATTTTAGGGAAATAAAAAATTCCAAAGAGGCAAGAGGTTTCCGGGACCTTTGGGAAAGAGCCTGTGCATCCGTATCGGAACCGGACGTGGCCTTCTCCGATCTTTATGCAGCCGGTGCATTGATGCATGCGTTGCCGAAAAACTCTTCCTTACAGTTAGGAAACAGCAATAGTGTGCGTCTGGCACAGTTATTCGATATTCCCTCGTCGGTAAGAATGTTTTGTAATCGGGGAACCAACGGGATAGAAGGCTCACTTTCCACAGCGGTCGGATATGCTTCGTCGTCGGGTAAACTCACTTTTCTGTTGATTGGCGATTTAAGTTTCTTCTACGATATGAACGGACTTTGGAATAATTACAGCACCCGCAATTTACGCATCCTGCTGAATAATAACGGCGGAGGAGAGATATTCGGTATGCTTCCAGGACTGAACAAGTCGGAAGTATTGCATGAGTATATTGCTGCCGCTCATACAACCGAAGCAAAGGCCTGGGCAGAACAACAGGGATTTCTCTATCTTTCTGCCCACAACGCCGGGGAATTGGAACAGCAATTGCCACTCTTTACAGATACTGACAGCGAAAAACCGGTTCTATTGGAAGTGTTTACTTCCATGGAAAAGAATGCAGAACAAATACGATTATATTATCATAAGCAAAAAAGACGTTTTAAGTTAGATGACTAG
- the rnr gene encoding ribonuclease R codes for MSKKTTPIPSVNKPKKKELIPLVTNFLSRNNDKQFNYKQIAAALDIRGEEGRRVLISVLDKLRDEDVLLETSRGRYRINNRGLMLEGRFERRSNGKNFFVPDDDGNIIYIPERNSKHAMNGDRVRVQLLAKRKRADTEGTVVDILERAQSRFVGILEVQKHFAFLVMDSKFLSNDIFIPKEELNGAQNGDKVLVEITEWPAKANNPVGKVIDVLGKPGHNDTEMHAILAQYDLPYSYPEKVEKFADLIPEGVDKEEIAKREDFRDVFTITIDPKDAKDFDDALSLRQLSSNQWEVGVHIADVTHYVKPGDLIDREAENRATSIYLVDRTIPMLPERLSNGICSLRPYEEKLCFSVIFTLNDKAEIKKSRIVRTVIKSDSRLTYEDAQAVIETGKGDFSSEILQLHHLARQLRERRFANGAINFERYEVKFNLDEKGKPLGVYFKESKEANHLIEEFMLLANKNVAESIGIVPKGKKPKTFVYRIHDVPDPEKLDTFNTFILRFGHKIKPDGSKVEVAKSINSLLDKVQGRPEENLIETIAIRTMSKAVYSTRNVGHYGLAFDYYTHFTSPIRRYPDMLVHRLLERYLEGGQSVDQGSLEEECKHCSQMEQVAANAERDSIKYKQVEFMADKIGKVYDGVVSGVTEWGIYVEINENKCEGMIPIRELDDDFYELDEKNFRLVGRRTRREYRLGQPVSIQVARANLDRKQLDFTLA; via the coding sequence ATGAGTAAAAAAACAACACCTATACCTTCCGTAAATAAACCCAAAAAAAAGGAGTTGATCCCTTTAGTAACCAATTTTCTTTCCCGGAATAATGATAAGCAATTCAATTATAAGCAGATAGCAGCTGCGCTGGATATTCGTGGAGAAGAGGGACGACGTGTACTGATCAGTGTGCTCGACAAGCTGCGCGATGAAGATGTGCTTTTAGAGACATCCCGCGGCAGATACCGTATCAACAACAGGGGATTGATGCTGGAAGGCCGTTTTGAACGACGGAGCAATGGCAAAAACTTTTTTGTGCCTGACGATGACGGAAATATTATTTATATACCCGAACGGAACAGTAAGCATGCCATGAACGGAGACAGGGTTCGTGTCCAACTGTTGGCAAAGCGGAAACGGGCTGATACCGAAGGAACGGTTGTAGATATACTGGAACGTGCCCAAAGCCGTTTCGTGGGAATACTGGAGGTGCAGAAACACTTTGCCTTCCTGGTGATGGATAGTAAGTTCCTTTCGAATGATATCTTTATTCCGAAAGAAGAACTCAATGGTGCCCAAAATGGAGACAAAGTGTTGGTGGAAATTACCGAATGGCCTGCAAAAGCCAATAATCCCGTAGGAAAAGTGATTGATGTGCTGGGCAAGCCGGGACACAATGATACCGAGATGCATGCCATTCTTGCCCAATATGATCTGCCTTACAGCTATCCGGAGAAAGTGGAGAAATTTGCCGACCTGATCCCTGAGGGAGTCGATAAAGAAGAGATTGCCAAACGGGAAGACTTCCGTGATGTATTCACTATTACCATCGACCCGAAAGATGCCAAAGATTTCGACGATGCCCTTTCCCTGCGTCAACTCTCATCCAATCAATGGGAGGTGGGAGTACATATTGCCGATGTGACCCACTATGTGAAACCGGGAGACCTGATCGACCGGGAGGCGGAAAACAGGGCGACCTCCATTTACCTTGTCGACAGGACCATCCCCATGCTGCCAGAACGGTTGAGCAACGGGATATGTTCGTTACGCCCTTATGAAGAGAAACTCTGTTTCTCGGTGATCTTTACGCTGAATGATAAAGCAGAGATAAAAAAATCGCGTATTGTAAGAACCGTGATAAAGTCGGACAGCCGGCTGACCTACGAAGATGCACAGGCGGTGATCGAAACCGGAAAGGGCGACTTTTCCTCTGAGATACTGCAATTGCACCATCTTGCCAGGCAATTGCGAGAGAGGCGGTTTGCCAATGGTGCCATTAATTTTGAACGGTATGAGGTGAAATTCAATCTCGATGAGAAAGGAAAGCCGTTGGGAGTCTATTTCAAGGAGTCAAAGGAAGCCAACCATCTGATCGAAGAGTTTATGTTGCTGGCTAATAAAAACGTGGCCGAATCTATCGGCATAGTACCCAAAGGGAAGAAACCCAAAACTTTTGTCTATCGCATACACGATGTCCCTGATCCGGAAAAACTGGATACATTCAATACATTCATCCTGCGATTCGGGCACAAGATAAAACCCGACGGCTCGAAAGTGGAAGTGGCGAAGAGTATCAACTCCCTGTTGGATAAGGTGCAGGGACGCCCAGAGGAGAACCTGATTGAGACTATCGCAATCCGTACTATGTCCAAAGCGGTCTATTCCACCAGGAATGTAGGACATTACGGTCTGGCGTTCGATTATTATACCCATTTTACTTCTCCCATCCGGAGGTATCCTGATATGCTGGTGCACCGTCTGCTGGAACGCTATCTGGAGGGAGGGCAAAGTGTAGACCAGGGATCCCTGGAAGAGGAATGCAAGCACTGTTCCCAAATGGAGCAGGTAGCTGCTAACGCCGAACGGGATTCTATCAAATACAAGCAGGTGGAATTCATGGCCGATAAGATCGGTAAAGTCTATGATGGCGTAGTCTCCGGTGTGACGGAATGGGGGATTTATGTGGAGATCAATGAGAATAAGTGTGAAGGTATGATCCCTATCCGCGAGTTGGATGATGATTTCTACGAACTGGATGAAAAGAATTTCCGGTTAGTCGGCCGGCGTACCAGAAGAGAGTATCGTCTTGGCCAGCCTGTTTCCATTCAGGTGGCAAGAGCCAATCTCGACAGGAAACAACTTGATTTTACGCTTGCCTAA
- a CDS encoding NAD-dependent epimerase/dehydratase family protein, whose product MRKRRILITGASGFIGSTVVDKALELGYETWAGIRTSSSRQYLQDERIRFIDLHYGDKTKLKEQLRNFTNEYGHFDDIIHIAGLTKARRKSDFDTVNWEYTKNFVEALIETDNVPDSFVFMSSLGAMGPGDEVGYTPMCADKTPTPNTAYGRSKLKAENWLKGIDGFPYLILRPTGVYGPRDRDYLILMRAVKNGLDVGAGYKKQLLSFIYIEDLVNIVFSLIEKGIRRKEYLVSDGDMYTDSEFNAIVRDVLHKKNVLRLKIPLFLVKPAAFISEKTAAIFGKATTFNSDKYRIMKQRNWACEIAPLKEDIGFQPAYRLKEGVEKTIEWYRKEGWL is encoded by the coding sequence ATGCGAAAAAGAAGGATCCTCATCACCGGTGCCAGCGGATTTATAGGAAGTACCGTTGTTGACAAGGCACTGGAACTGGGATATGAAACCTGGGCCGGAATACGGACGAGCAGTAGCCGGCAGTACCTGCAGGACGAACGCATTCGTTTTATCGACCTGCACTATGGCGATAAAACGAAGTTGAAGGAACAACTCCGGAATTTTACAAATGAGTATGGACATTTCGATGACATCATACATATTGCGGGACTGACAAAGGCACGCCGCAAATCGGATTTCGATACAGTAAATTGGGAATATACCAAAAATTTCGTAGAGGCACTGATAGAGACGGATAATGTTCCCGATTCTTTTGTATTTATGAGCTCCCTCGGGGCTATGGGCCCCGGGGATGAAGTTGGGTATACTCCCATGTGTGCCGATAAGACTCCCACCCCTAATACAGCTTACGGAAGGAGCAAACTGAAAGCCGAAAACTGGCTGAAGGGTATCGACGGATTTCCTTATCTGATTTTACGTCCTACCGGTGTCTACGGCCCCCGCGACAGGGATTATCTTATCCTGATGAGAGCAGTAAAAAATGGATTAGACGTGGGAGCAGGTTATAAAAAACAACTCCTCTCTTTTATCTATATCGAAGATCTGGTAAATATAGTTTTCTCCCTGATTGAAAAAGGGATTCGGAGAAAAGAGTATCTCGTCTCCGACGGAGATATGTATACCGACAGTGAATTCAACGCCATTGTACGGGATGTATTGCATAAAAAGAATGTATTGAGGTTAAAAATCCCACTCTTTCTGGTAAAGCCCGCAGCATTTATAAGTGAAAAAACCGCTGCTATTTTTGGTAAAGCTACTACCTTTAACAGCGATAAGTATAGGATTATGAAACAACGCAACTGGGCTTGTGAGATTGCTCCATTGAAAGAAGATATCGGTTTTCAGCCGGCATACAGATTGAAAGAGGGGGTTGAGAAAACGATTGAGTGGTATCGGAAAGAGGGATGGCTCTGA
- a CDS encoding isochorismate synthase encodes MTEQHSYRILDVLIEQDAYFAIFRLPHETAPRFVMQTSGTPSILRDIEELNEQQGFVIAPFRTNATSPLIVIRPDRTTFPEVNISIRKDGQEKAYLQKHISKNKVEYSYLFDRFHKPLANGELKKLVLSRSKIIDRKDTFSPGRSFFNAVEKYPHSYVYLFHTPQSGTWLGSTPEILLRGVRDEWHTVALAGTRYPNSGTVTWDDKNLREQHLVTSYLLKQLSSFHITPEINGPYTIKAGNLAHLRTDFSFNLPETPKPGTLLKALHPTPAVSGLPKDEAYRFIQHNEEQDRLYYSGFLGMLDTEGETDIYVNLRCMHIEKNLLTLFAGSGLLVSSSLDDEWEETEHKLEVMLNILQ; translated from the coding sequence ATGACAGAACAACATAGTTACCGTATTTTAGATGTACTGATCGAACAGGACGCCTATTTCGCGATTTTCAGGCTGCCGCACGAAACAGCACCCCGGTTTGTGATGCAAACGTCCGGTACCCCCTCTATCCTCAGGGATATCGAGGAACTGAACGAGCAACAGGGATTTGTGATCGCTCCTTTCCGGACAAACGCAACATCTCCCCTCATAGTGATACGGCCGGATCGTACCACTTTTCCGGAAGTAAATATCTCTATCCGGAAAGATGGGCAGGAAAAAGCATATCTCCAAAAGCATATAAGCAAGAATAAAGTTGAGTACAGCTACCTCTTCGACCGATTCCACAAACCATTGGCAAACGGGGAATTGAAAAAACTGGTACTGTCGAGAAGCAAGATCATCGATAGAAAAGACACATTTTCTCCGGGACGTTCTTTTTTCAATGCCGTGGAGAAATATCCCCATTCGTATGTTTACCTTTTCCATACACCTCAAAGCGGCACATGGCTGGGAAGCACACCCGAAATACTGCTAAGAGGGGTAAGAGATGAATGGCATACAGTCGCCCTTGCCGGAACCCGCTATCCCAATTCGGGCACTGTAACGTGGGATGACAAGAATCTAAGAGAACAGCATCTGGTCACGTCCTATCTTCTAAAACAACTTTCCTCCTTTCATATCACACCGGAAATAAACGGGCCTTACACAATAAAAGCCGGAAATCTGGCGCATCTGCGGACAGACTTCAGTTTCAACTTGCCGGAAACGCCAAAGCCTGGTACATTACTAAAAGCGCTCCACCCCACGCCGGCAGTATCGGGACTTCCGAAAGATGAAGCCTACCGGTTTATTCAGCATAACGAAGAGCAAGATCGTCTTTATTATTCCGGATTCCTCGGCATGCTCGACACAGAAGGAGAAACCGACATATATGTAAACCTCAGATGCATGCATATTGAGAAAAATTTGCTTACTTTGTTTGCCGGCAGTGGTTTACTCGTATCTTCATCTTTGGATGACGAATGGGAAGAAACCGAACATAAGTTGGAGGTGATGTTGAATATACTTCAATAA